One segment of Candidatus Methylomirabilis sp. DNA contains the following:
- a CDS encoding sigma-70 family RNA polymerase sigma factor, with protein sequence MGEGSPGGQPSDEDLVRRTLAGEERAFEGVVHRHGRLVFRIIRGILPDAEVEDVAQEVFVKAYRSLAQLRSGFSLGPWLARLTTTTCYDYLRGRQRRREVTFTELSRGEGEGLPMTIGGVVDPPTLREEDRPVSRDLAEKLLSRLSPKDRAALLLRELEGFSMADLGRALGCSELAARLRLFRARRTLKALRDREARGERGEAR encoded by the coding sequence GCGGACCCTGGCGGGGGAGGAGCGGGCCTTTGAAGGGGTGGTGCACCGGCATGGCCGCTTGGTCTTCCGAATCATCCGGGGGATTCTCCCGGACGCGGAGGTGGAGGACGTCGCCCAGGAGGTCTTCGTGAAGGCCTACCGCTCTCTCGCGCAACTGCGCTCGGGCTTCTCCCTCGGCCCGTGGCTGGCCAGGCTCACCACGACCACCTGTTACGATTATCTCCGGGGGAGACAACGACGCAGGGAGGTGACCTTTACCGAGCTGTCCCGCGGGGAGGGGGAAGGCCTCCCGATGACCATCGGGGGGGTGGTGGACCCGCCGACGCTCCGCGAGGAGGATCGCCCGGTGTCCCGCGATCTGGCGGAAAAGCTCTTGAGTCGGCTCTCGCCCAAGGATCGGGCGGCGCTCCTCCTGCGGGAACTCGAGGGTTTTTCCATGGCCGATCTGGGTCGGGCGCTCGGATGTTCCGAGCTCGCGGCCCGGCTGAGACTCTTCCGGGCCCGGCGGACCCTGAAGGCCCTCCGGGATCGCGAGGCTCGCGGGGAGAGAGGAGAGGCCAGGTGA
- a CDS encoding zf-HC2 domain-containing protein produces the protein MRCRVARGWLREMARGAVSSEDRATLQGHLETCPRCAREARALEATRRLLGALVEGEGPSSAFCRLPWGKLAKSREGRAEGWIDAFALFAPRLIPAAAVMVVLLGGLTYLIQPLEPRRVAPLDRYLEASGVVPQEMGPLSETTTLTQDDVLALVLLRDEGVVAR, from the coding sequence GTGAGGTGTCGGGTTGCCAGGGGATGGCTCCGGGAGATGGCCCGCGGAGCCGTATCTTCTGAGGACCGAGCGACCTTGCAAGGCCATCTGGAGACGTGCCCCCGGTGCGCGCGGGAGGCCCGGGCCCTCGAAGCCACGCGGCGTCTGCTGGGGGCCCTCGTCGAGGGGGAGGGCCCCTCCTCCGCCTTTTGCCGGTTGCCGTGGGGAAAGCTCGCGAAGAGCCGGGAAGGAAGGGCCGAGGGGTGGATCGACGCCTTCGCGCTCTTTGCCCCGCGCCTGATCCCGGCGGCGGCGGTCATGGTGGTGCTGCTCGGCGGCCTCACCTACCTCATCCAGCCCCTGGAGCCGCGCCGGGTCGCCCCTCTGGATCGGTACCTGGAGGCGAGCGGGGTGGTCCCGCAGGAGATGGGACCGCTGAGCGAGACCACCACCCTGACCCAGGACGACGTCCTGGCACTGGTCCTCCTGCGCGACGAAGGGGTCGTGGCGCGATGA